The Burkholderia mayonis genome window below encodes:
- a CDS encoding zinc ribbon domain-containing protein: protein MNWLKRIVGGGHHGNGGRRNHHGGGAGGGHGHGRGYGWGSDSPGGRGWGRRDAPSDDGRDRERSGVPPQRETSGPVQRAACAKCGAINGADAKFCAQCGVSQAPAACGGCRALLDASARYCPQCGTAVSKARA from the coding sequence ATGAACTGGCTCAAGCGGATCGTCGGCGGTGGGCATCATGGAAACGGCGGCCGTCGCAACCATCACGGTGGCGGGGCGGGCGGTGGGCACGGTCATGGCCGCGGCTACGGTTGGGGCTCCGACAGTCCCGGCGGCCGCGGTTGGGGCCGCCGGGACGCACCGAGTGACGACGGCCGGGATCGAGAACGTAGCGGCGTTCCGCCTCAAAGGGAGACGAGCGGGCCCGTGCAGCGCGCCGCATGCGCGAAGTGCGGCGCGATCAACGGAGCGGATGCGAAGTTCTGCGCGCAGTGCGGCGTATCGCAGGCACCGGCCGCGTGCGGTGGATGTCGCGCGCTGCTCGATGCATCCGCGCGCTACTGCCCGCAATGCGGGACGGCAGTCTCGAAGGCGCGCGCGTGA
- a CDS encoding heavy metal translocating P-type ATPase: MLRADGHAQSRADGCCSHDHQHGDIDALANRGAPSHDRGSIGCGHDARADDDRQHSHSHADADADADCCAPAPAAFAPLPGARKAADGRVRSAFRIMQMDCPTEETLIRKKLGGMAEVAALEFNLMQRMLTVEHAPGAEAGIVGAIRSLGMTPEQADTGATGRGASPVPAEAQRPWWPLAIAGGAAAASEAVTWLQLPVWLAAALALAAVATCGLGTYRKGWIALTNGNLNINALMSIAVTGAMAIGQWPEAAMVMVLFTVAELIEARSLDRARNAIQSLMRLAPDTATVKQPDGSWRTIDAAQVALGAVVRVKPGERIGLDGEIAAGRSTVNQAPITGESLPVEKGDGDPVYAGTINEAGSFEYRVTAVAGNTTLARIIHAVEEAQGAKAPTQRFVDSFARIYTPIVFAIALIVAIAPPLVFDGAWRDWIYRALVLLVIACPCALVISTPVTIVSGLAAAARRGILVKGGAYLEQGRRLAWLALDKTGTITRGKPVQTDFEMRAAGIDVARVRRLAASLAARSDHPVSQAVAVAGVAEGGAGGVGNGRDASFLDVADFEAIPGRGVRGAIDGTLYWLGNHRLVEELECCTPALEARLDELERQGKTVVMLIDGTRVLGLFAVADTVKDTSRAAVAELHALGIKTAMLTGDNPHTAEAIAQQVGIDDARGNQLPQDKLAAVDELATGGRAVGMVGDGINDAPALARADIGFAMGAMGTDTAIETADVALMDDDLRKIPAFVQLSRATHRVLVQNIMFALSVKAVFVGLTVAGMGTMWMAVFADAGASLIVVGNGLRLLRRGQ; this comes from the coding sequence CTGCTTCGCGCCGATGGTCACGCTCAGTCACGCGCCGACGGTTGTTGTTCGCACGACCACCAGCACGGCGATATCGACGCGCTTGCAAACCGTGGAGCCCCGTCTCACGATCGTGGTTCGATTGGTTGCGGCCACGATGCGCGAGCCGACGACGATCGTCAGCACTCCCACTCCCACGCTGATGCCGATGCCGATGCCGACTGCTGCGCACCCGCACCCGCCGCGTTCGCGCCGCTGCCTGGCGCGCGGAAGGCAGCGGACGGCCGCGTGCGCTCCGCGTTCCGGATCATGCAGATGGACTGCCCGACCGAAGAAACGCTGATCCGCAAGAAGCTCGGCGGGATGGCCGAAGTCGCGGCGCTCGAATTCAACCTGATGCAGCGGATGCTGACGGTCGAGCACGCGCCGGGCGCGGAGGCGGGCATCGTCGGCGCGATCCGCTCGCTCGGGATGACGCCCGAGCAGGCCGACACTGGCGCGACGGGCCGCGGCGCGTCGCCCGTGCCGGCCGAAGCGCAGCGGCCGTGGTGGCCGCTCGCGATCGCGGGCGGCGCGGCGGCCGCGTCCGAGGCGGTCACGTGGCTGCAGCTTCCCGTATGGCTTGCCGCCGCGCTCGCGCTCGCCGCGGTCGCGACCTGCGGCCTCGGGACGTACCGCAAAGGCTGGATCGCGCTCACGAACGGCAATCTGAACATCAATGCACTGATGAGCATCGCGGTGACGGGCGCGATGGCGATCGGCCAGTGGCCCGAGGCCGCGATGGTGATGGTGCTCTTCACCGTCGCCGAGCTGATCGAGGCGCGCTCGCTCGATCGCGCGCGCAACGCGATCCAGAGCCTGATGCGGCTCGCGCCCGACACCGCGACGGTCAAGCAGCCCGACGGCTCGTGGCGGACGATCGATGCCGCGCAGGTCGCGCTCGGCGCCGTCGTGCGCGTGAAGCCCGGCGAGCGGATCGGTCTCGACGGCGAGATCGCCGCCGGCCGCTCGACCGTCAATCAGGCGCCGATCACGGGCGAGAGCCTGCCCGTCGAGAAAGGCGACGGCGACCCGGTGTACGCGGGCACGATCAACGAAGCCGGCTCGTTCGAATATCGTGTGACGGCGGTCGCGGGCAACACGACGCTCGCGCGGATCATCCACGCGGTCGAGGAAGCACAGGGGGCGAAGGCGCCGACGCAGCGCTTCGTCGACAGCTTCGCGCGCATCTACACGCCGATCGTTTTCGCGATCGCGCTCATCGTCGCGATCGCGCCTCCGCTCGTGTTCGACGGCGCATGGCGCGACTGGATTTATCGCGCGCTCGTGCTGCTCGTGATCGCGTGCCCGTGCGCGCTCGTGATCTCGACGCCCGTGACGATCGTGTCGGGTCTCGCGGCGGCCGCGCGGCGCGGCATCCTCGTGAAGGGCGGCGCGTACCTCGAGCAAGGCCGCCGGCTCGCGTGGCTCGCGCTCGACAAGACGGGTACGATCACGCGCGGCAAGCCGGTGCAGACCGACTTCGAGATGCGCGCGGCCGGCATCGACGTCGCCCGTGTGCGGCGGCTCGCCGCGAGCCTCGCCGCGCGCTCGGACCATCCGGTTTCGCAGGCGGTCGCGGTGGCCGGCGTAGCCGAAGGCGGCGCGGGCGGCGTCGGCAACGGCAGGGACGCGTCGTTCCTCGACGTCGCCGACTTCGAGGCGATTCCGGGCCGCGGCGTGCGCGGTGCGATCGACGGCACGCTGTACTGGCTCGGCAACCACCGCCTCGTCGAAGAACTCGAATGCTGCACGCCCGCGCTCGAAGCGCGCCTCGACGAGCTCGAGCGGCAGGGCAAGACGGTCGTGATGCTGATCGACGGCACGCGCGTGCTCGGCCTCTTCGCGGTCGCCGACACGGTGAAGGACACGAGCCGCGCGGCGGTCGCCGAGCTGCACGCGCTCGGCATCAAGACTGCGATGCTGACGGGCGACAACCCGCACACCGCGGAGGCGATCGCGCAGCAGGTCGGCATTGACGACGCGCGCGGCAACCAGTTGCCGCAGGACAAGCTCGCCGCCGTCGACGAACTCGCGACAGGCGGCCGCGCGGTCGGCATGGTCGGCGACGGGATCAACGATGCGCCCGCGCTCGCGCGCGCCGATATCGGCTTCGCGATGGGCGCGATGGGCACCGACACGGCGATCGAGACGGCCGACGTCGCGCTGATGGACGACGACCTGCGGAAGATCCCGGCATTCGTGCAGCTGTCGCGCGCGACGCATCGTGTGCTCGTGCAGAACATCATGTTCGCGCTCTCCGTGAAGGCGGTGTTCGTCGGACTGACGGTCGCAGGGATGGGCACGATGTGGATGGCGGTGTTCGCCGACGCGGGCGCGAGCTTGATCGTCGTCGGCAATGGCTTGCGACTGCTGCGCCGCGGACAGTGA
- a CDS encoding acyltransferase family protein, producing MRDSYLDTARGAGIILVVYGHALRGLFAAGLVPAGWPSALLAATDYTIYTFHMPLFFLLSGLHVPKSLQRAGDGFLLAKLRTIVYPYFAWSLLQGAVQLALSSRGMNHAFTPNDLLAIGWRPFGQFWFLYALFICMLIAWGGSIVAPGIRAHDRAASGRALASLAALAIGGLAVVALAAGSSTQWGIVSMTLTYLPFFVLGMLIGDKLPALVERASSGRSLVAVAVTFAAAVALAHRFGEPDSVWALPAALAGCALVLLVADRAARRGDAAPRLARRPTWLEHIGFASMPIYLAHILATAATRIALVKLGVVDVGVQLALGTLAGIVCPMLLYVLTLRSGTARLVGFPPLPAGYARAPEKGRIGSADVA from the coding sequence ATGCGGGACTCCTATCTCGATACCGCTCGGGGCGCGGGCATCATCCTCGTCGTGTACGGCCACGCGCTGCGCGGCCTGTTCGCCGCCGGCCTCGTGCCGGCCGGTTGGCCGAGCGCTCTGCTCGCCGCGACCGACTACACGATCTACACATTCCACATGCCGCTCTTCTTCCTGCTGTCGGGGCTGCACGTGCCGAAGTCGCTGCAGCGCGCGGGCGACGGCTTCCTGCTCGCGAAGCTGCGAACGATCGTCTATCCGTACTTCGCCTGGTCGCTGCTGCAAGGCGCGGTGCAGCTCGCGCTGTCGTCGCGCGGGATGAATCATGCGTTCACGCCGAACGATCTGCTCGCGATCGGGTGGCGGCCGTTCGGCCAGTTCTGGTTCCTGTACGCGCTCTTCATCTGCATGCTGATCGCATGGGGAGGGTCGATCGTCGCGCCCGGCATCCGTGCGCACGACCGCGCGGCGTCCGGACGTGCGCTCGCATCGCTTGCGGCGCTCGCGATCGGCGGACTCGCGGTCGTCGCGCTCGCCGCCGGCTCGTCGACGCAATGGGGCATTGTGTCGATGACGCTCACGTACCTTCCGTTCTTCGTGCTCGGCATGCTGATCGGCGACAAGCTGCCCGCGCTCGTCGAACGCGCGTCGAGCGGGCGCTCACTCGTCGCCGTTGCCGTGACGTTCGCCGCGGCGGTCGCGCTCGCGCATCGCTTCGGCGAACCGGACAGCGTCTGGGCCTTGCCCGCCGCACTCGCGGGCTGCGCGCTCGTGCTGCTCGTCGCGGATCGCGCGGCGCGACGCGGCGACGCCGCGCCCCGGCTCGCGCGCCGTCCGACGTGGCTCGAGCACATCGGCTTCGCATCGATGCCGATCTATCTCGCGCATATCCTCGCGACGGCCGCCACGCGCATCGCGCTCGTCAAACTCGGCGTCGTCGACGTCGGCGTGCAACTCGCGCTCGGCACGCTCGCGGGAATCGTTTGCCCGATGCTGCTCTATGTACTCACGCTGCGTTCGGGAACGGCGCGGCTCGTCGGCTTCCCGCCACTGCCGGCCGGTTATGCGCGCGCGCCGGAGAAAGGCCGGATCGGCAGCGCGGATGTCGCTTGA
- a CDS encoding PLP-dependent aminotransferase family protein, producing the protein MAESRYQTIVDDFAARIRAGTLAPGAQLPTIRALMKRHGIALATASRVYAALAEAGLIVGETGRGTFVRDTSLPRGLGLEQHPAKAGAIDLTFNYPSLPGQVELLRSGLRGLAASGDLDALLHSAPQGGRWHERQTVARHLRNRGIRVPGEQVLIVNGAQQGLAVTLMATMKPGEILAVDALTYPGMKALALAHRIVLAPLPLSAEQNLDLDRLDALCRKRPVRAVYTMPTLHNPLGSVMSAQSRMRLAELAERHDLLVIEDGAYAFLAEPAPKPVFTHASDRTVYVSGLSKSVASGLRLGFVAAPERIVPALEHAIRVSTWNTPSLTVALACQWIDSGIVDTLEERKRKDARRRQTLARRILRDGDVVSHPSSYYLWLAMPEELRADRVAAELEREGVLVTTAEPFSTAPSAPHALRIALGSIALESLEDALRKVRSAVIG; encoded by the coding sequence ATGGCCGAATCACGCTACCAGACGATCGTCGACGACTTCGCCGCCCGCATCCGCGCCGGCACGCTCGCGCCCGGCGCGCAGTTGCCGACGATCCGCGCGTTGATGAAGCGGCACGGGATCGCGCTGGCGACAGCGTCGCGCGTCTACGCGGCGCTTGCGGAAGCGGGATTGATCGTCGGCGAGACCGGGCGCGGCACGTTCGTGCGCGACACGTCGCTGCCGCGCGGGCTCGGCCTCGAGCAGCATCCGGCGAAGGCGGGCGCGATCGATCTGACGTTCAACTATCCGTCGCTGCCGGGCCAGGTCGAACTGCTGCGCAGCGGTCTGCGCGGCCTCGCCGCGTCCGGCGATCTCGACGCGCTGCTGCATTCGGCGCCGCAAGGCGGCCGCTGGCACGAGCGGCAGACCGTCGCGAGGCATCTGCGCAATCGCGGCATCCGCGTGCCGGGCGAGCAGGTGCTGATCGTCAACGGCGCGCAGCAGGGGCTCGCGGTGACGCTGATGGCGACGATGAAGCCGGGCGAAATCCTCGCTGTCGACGCGCTGACGTATCCCGGCATGAAAGCGCTCGCGCTCGCGCACCGAATCGTGCTTGCGCCGCTGCCGCTGTCGGCAGAGCAGAACCTGGATCTCGACCGGCTCGACGCGCTCTGCAGAAAGCGCCCGGTGCGCGCGGTCTACACGATGCCGACGCTGCACAATCCGCTCGGCTCCGTGATGTCCGCGCAGAGTCGCATGCGCCTTGCCGAGCTCGCCGAGCGTCACGATCTGCTCGTCATCGAGGACGGCGCATACGCGTTTCTCGCCGAGCCCGCGCCGAAGCCCGTATTCACCCATGCGTCCGATCGCACGGTCTACGTATCGGGGCTGTCGAAGAGCGTCGCGTCGGGATTGAGACTCGGCTTCGTGGCCGCGCCGGAGCGCATCGTGCCGGCGCTCGAGCACGCGATTCGCGTGTCGACGTGGAATACGCCGTCGCTGACGGTCGCGCTGGCGTGCCAGTGGATCGACAGCGGAATCGTCGACACGCTCGAGGAACGCAAGCGCAAGGATGCGCGACGCCGGCAGACGCTCGCGCGACGGATATTGCGAGACGGCGACGTCGTCTCACATCCGTCTTCCTACTATCTGTGGCTTGCGATGCCCGAGGAACTGCGCGCGGACCGGGTCGCGGCAGAACTCGAGCGCGAAGGCGTGCTCGTGACGACGGCCGAGCCGTTCTCGACCGCGCCGAGCGCGCCGCATGCGCTGCGGATCGCGCTCGGCTCGATTGCGCTCGAATCACTCGAAGACGCGTTGCGGAAGGTTCGAAGCGCGGTAATCGGGTGA
- a CDS encoding mechanosensitive ion channel yields MDSSSFLTSMQSTLGVYLPKIAGALGILVVGWLIAVIVRAGVRRLLSALKVDARIAESTGQGAQVERIIAGGLFWLILLVTAVGIFNVLNLYAVSNPFSLLVTKIINYLPNLLGGAALTLVAWLIASLLRSLADKTLKASKIDSKLSETAGMRPMSSYLGDVLFWLVILMFIPAILAAFDLNGLLSPVQGMIDKILAIVPNVFAAAVIGFVGWLVARILRGLVTNLLIAAGADRLTQSVESPAPVKISSLIGTVVFIFVFVPTLISALDALKIEAISRPATDLLGQFLNAVPDIFAAVVIVLVTFYVARFVGALVQKLLVAAGVDGLPAVLGVERVFTGMLQPSVLAGRLVIFFAMLFATVEAANRLGFTQVRDVVTLFIEFGGHVLMGGVILVIGFWLAGLARRVIEQTDSEHSRLLSRIAQFAILGLVFAMGLRAMGIANEIVQLAFGLVLGAIAVAVALSFGLGGREAAGKLLDRCFNQRGKQD; encoded by the coding sequence ATGGATTCATCCAGTTTCCTGACGTCGATGCAGAGCACGCTCGGCGTTTATCTGCCCAAGATCGCGGGCGCGCTCGGCATCCTGGTCGTCGGCTGGCTGATCGCCGTGATCGTCCGGGCGGGCGTGCGGCGCTTGCTGAGCGCGCTGAAGGTCGATGCGCGCATCGCCGAAAGCACCGGCCAAGGCGCACAAGTGGAGCGCATCATCGCGGGCGGCCTGTTCTGGCTCATCCTGCTCGTGACCGCGGTCGGCATCTTCAACGTGCTGAACCTCTACGCGGTATCGAATCCGTTCTCGCTTCTCGTCACGAAGATCATCAACTATCTTCCGAACCTGCTCGGCGGCGCGGCGCTCACGCTCGTCGCGTGGCTGATCGCATCGCTGCTGCGCAGCCTCGCCGACAAGACGCTGAAAGCGAGCAAGATCGACAGCAAACTGTCGGAAACGGCAGGGATGCGGCCGATGAGCTCGTACCTCGGCGACGTGCTGTTCTGGCTCGTGATCCTGATGTTCATCCCGGCGATCCTCGCCGCGTTCGATTTGAACGGGCTGCTGTCGCCCGTGCAGGGGATGATCGACAAGATCCTCGCGATCGTGCCGAACGTGTTCGCCGCGGCCGTGATCGGCTTCGTCGGCTGGCTCGTGGCGCGCATTCTGCGCGGGCTCGTCACGAACCTGCTCATCGCGGCGGGCGCCGACAGGCTCACGCAAAGCGTCGAGAGCCCGGCGCCCGTGAAGATCTCGAGCCTCATCGGCACGGTCGTCTTCATCTTCGTGTTCGTGCCGACGCTGATCTCCGCGCTCGACGCGCTGAAGATCGAGGCGATCTCGCGGCCCGCGACCGACTTGCTCGGCCAGTTCCTCAACGCGGTGCCCGACATCTTCGCGGCCGTCGTGATCGTGCTCGTCACGTTTTACGTCGCGCGCTTCGTCGGCGCGCTCGTGCAGAAGCTGCTCGTCGCCGCGGGAGTCGACGGCCTGCCCGCCGTGCTCGGCGTCGAGCGCGTGTTCACCGGGATGCTGCAGCCTTCGGTGCTGGCCGGCCGGCTCGTGATTTTCTTCGCGATGCTGTTCGCGACCGTCGAAGCCGCGAACCGGCTCGGCTTCACGCAGGTGCGCGACGTCGTCACGCTGTTCATCGAGTTCGGCGGGCACGTGCTGATGGGCGGCGTGATCCTCGTGATCGGCTTCTGGCTCGCGGGCCTTGCGCGCCGCGTGATCGAGCAGACCGACAGCGAGCACAGCCGGCTCTTGTCACGCATCGCGCAGTTCGCGATTCTCGGCCTCGTGTTCGCGATGGGATTGCGCGCGATGGGCATCGCGAACGAGATCGTGCAGCTCGCGTTCGGCCTCGTGCTCGGCGCGATCGCTGTCGCGGTCGCGCTGTCGTTCGGTCTTGGCGGCCGCGAAGCCGCGGGCAAGCTGCTTGACCGCTGTTTCAACCAGCGCGGCAAGCAGGACTGA
- a CDS encoding antibiotic biosynthesis monooxygenase family protein, which produces MYIAAFIYRPGSFDDEFRRLTASIDDVAASLPGFVGMESWRSTDGLMFNASYYWRDEATLRAFAAHPKHLDAKRGFRKWYDGYHVVVSKVERAYGDGSFQHLVPDSRREQID; this is translated from the coding sequence ATGTACATTGCCGCTTTCATCTACCGGCCCGGCAGCTTCGACGACGAATTCCGGCGGCTGACCGCGTCGATCGACGACGTCGCGGCGAGCCTGCCCGGCTTCGTCGGCATGGAGTCGTGGCGCTCGACGGACGGGCTGATGTTCAACGCGAGCTACTACTGGCGCGACGAGGCGACGCTGCGCGCGTTCGCGGCGCATCCGAAGCACCTCGATGCGAAGCGCGGGTTCCGCAAGTGGTACGACGGGTATCACGTCGTTGTTTCGAAGGTCGAGCGCGCATACGGCGACGGTTCATTTCAGCATCTCGTTCCGGATTCGCGGCGAGAGCAGATCGATTAG
- a CDS encoding PadR family transcriptional regulator: MARYSPLALVVLAMLTEAPMHAYRIQQLVKLRGKDEIVNVRQRNSLYQTIERLQRDALIAVRETERDGAFPERTVYEITDAGRDTARMWLREQLARPAREFPSFPAALSVLPLLSADDARRQLEARAAALEAELARLDETHDAALAMQIPRLFLLDGELMRVTLEAELDWVRSIVEHLKVGALTWSEAWLREVAARFAQADSPDSE, translated from the coding sequence ATGGCTCGATATTCTCCACTTGCACTCGTCGTGCTCGCGATGCTCACCGAAGCGCCGATGCATGCGTACCGAATCCAGCAACTCGTGAAGCTGCGGGGTAAGGACGAGATCGTCAACGTCAGGCAGCGCAACAGCCTCTACCAGACGATCGAGCGCCTGCAGCGCGACGCGCTGATCGCCGTACGCGAGACCGAACGCGACGGCGCGTTTCCCGAGCGCACGGTCTACGAAATCACCGATGCTGGCCGCGACACCGCCCGCATGTGGCTGCGTGAGCAGCTCGCGCGACCGGCGCGCGAATTTCCGTCGTTTCCGGCCGCGCTGTCGGTGCTGCCGCTACTGTCCGCCGACGACGCGCGCCGCCAGCTCGAAGCGCGTGCCGCCGCACTCGAAGCCGAGCTCGCCCGTCTCGACGAAACGCACGACGCCGCGCTCGCGATGCAGATCCCGCGGCTCTTTCTGCTCGACGGCGAACTGATGCGGGTGACGCTCGAAGCCGAGCTCGATTGGGTACGCAGCATCGTCGAGCATCTGAAGGTTGGCGCGCTCACCTGGAGCGAGGCTTGGCTGCGCGAGGTCGCCGCGCGATTCGCGCAGGCCGATTCGCCAGATTCGGAATGA
- a CDS encoding LysE family translocator gives MIQTSTLSVFIAAVMVLLMSPGPNMAFVIAHGAAYGLRGGIAAALGVGAADLVLTALTAAGVAAIVAAWPPSFDLIRYAGAAYLLWMAYKAVRHPGSLGKAAATERSLWSVGMRAMLNSLSNPKALLFFIVFLPQFVDRHGASIAGQLVALGCVLTAISITFHALLGAAGHAVRGFVGHRTASAWLAALFVLLAVRLATMSRLS, from the coding sequence ATGATCCAGACGTCCACTCTGTCGGTCTTCATCGCGGCCGTGATGGTATTGCTGATGTCGCCGGGCCCGAACATGGCTTTTGTGATCGCGCACGGCGCGGCGTACGGGCTGCGCGGCGGCATCGCCGCGGCGCTCGGCGTCGGCGCCGCCGATCTGGTGCTCACCGCGCTGACGGCGGCGGGCGTCGCGGCCATCGTCGCCGCGTGGCCGCCGTCGTTCGACCTGATCCGCTATGCGGGCGCGGCCTATCTGCTTTGGATGGCGTACAAGGCGGTGCGCCATCCCGGTTCGCTCGGCAAGGCCGCCGCAACTGAGCGGTCGCTCTGGTCGGTCGGCATGCGCGCGATGCTGAACAGCCTGTCGAATCCGAAGGCGCTGCTGTTCTTCATCGTCTTTCTGCCGCAGTTCGTCGATCGTCACGGCGCGTCGATCGCCGGCCAACTGGTCGCGCTCGGCTGCGTGCTGACCGCGATCAGCATCACGTTTCACGCGCTGCTCGGCGCGGCCGGCCATGCGGTGCGCGGGTTCGTCGGGCATCGCACGGCATCTGCCTGGCTCGCGGCCTTATTCGTGCTGCTTGCGGTGCGCCTTGCGACGATGTCGAGGCTGTCGTGA
- the cadR gene encoding Cd(II)/Pb(II)-responsive transcriptional regulator produces the protein MKIGELAKAARCTPETIRFYEKEGLMPDAERTGCNYRNYTGAHVERLRFIRNCRALDMTHDEIRALLRFTDDPADRCDSVNALLDAHIGHVNTRLAELEQLRAQLIELRERCQGEHAVEDCGIVHGLATMETPDMPGKRSHVG, from the coding sequence ATGAAAATCGGCGAACTTGCGAAAGCGGCCCGGTGCACGCCCGAGACGATTCGTTTCTATGAAAAAGAGGGGCTGATGCCCGACGCGGAACGGACCGGCTGCAACTACCGCAACTACACCGGCGCGCACGTCGAGCGGCTGCGCTTTATCCGCAATTGCCGCGCGCTCGACATGACGCACGACGAGATCCGCGCGCTGCTGCGCTTCACCGACGATCCAGCGGACCGCTGCGATTCCGTCAACGCGCTGCTCGACGCGCACATCGGCCACGTCAACACTCGCCTCGCAGAACTCGAGCAGTTGCGCGCGCAGCTGATCGAATTGCGCGAGCGGTGCCAGGGCGAGCATGCGGTCGAGGACTGCGGGATCGTGCACGGGCTCGCGACGATGGAAACGCCGGACATGCCGGGCAAGCGCTCGCACGTCGGCTGA